The following are encoded together in the Ignavibacteria bacterium genome:
- a CDS encoding ABC transporter ATP-binding protein, with amino-acid sequence MQSILSIKDLRTYFHTDDGIAKAVDEVSFDLKQGETLGIVGESGCGKSVTALSILRLLPKDIGIIEGGEILFEGKDIVKMTEKEIRSIRGNKISMIFQEPMTSLNPAYTCGNQIVEVLKTHQNLSGSEAKSKTIDILNSVGIPSPEQRFKEYPHQLSGGLRQRIMIAIALACEPKILIADEPTTALDVTVQAQILDLIKSMQEKYNMSVILITHDLGVVAETCSRVIVMYASKIVEEGLVSEVFKEPKHPYTLALMESIPKLNEKKERLYTIEGSVPSSMEYNAGCHFANRCNLADEKCHAEEPLLIRLSETHSASCFKIKETVQ; translated from the coding sequence GTGCAGAGCATACTTTCAATAAAAGACTTACGGACTTACTTTCATACCGACGACGGAATTGCAAAGGCAGTTGACGAGGTGAGTTTTGATTTGAAACAAGGCGAAACACTTGGTATAGTCGGTGAATCGGGCTGCGGAAAGAGCGTTACGGCGCTTTCAATACTGCGGTTACTTCCGAAGGATATTGGTATAATTGAAGGCGGAGAGATTTTATTCGAGGGAAAAGATATAGTAAAGATGACGGAAAAGGAAATCAGAAGCATACGCGGGAACAAGATAAGTATGATTTTTCAGGAGCCTATGACGTCTCTCAACCCTGCTTATACATGCGGTAACCAGATAGTTGAAGTGTTGAAAACTCATCAGAATTTATCGGGAAGTGAAGCAAAATCAAAGACTATTGATATATTAAACAGTGTCGGAATACCTTCGCCCGAACAAAGGTTTAAAGAATATCCGCATCAGTTATCAGGAGGGCTAAGGCAGAGGATAATGATTGCAATAGCTCTTGCCTGCGAGCCGAAAATACTCATTGCTGATGAGCCGACGACCGCTCTGGACGTGACTGTACAGGCACAGATACTTGATTTGATAAAATCAATGCAGGAGAAATACAACATGAGTGTTATACTTATAACGCATGACCTTGGAGTTGTGGCGGAAACATGCAGCAGGGTGATTGTAATGTATGCATCGAAAATAGTTGAGGAAGGACTTGTTTCTGAAGTCTTTAAAGAGCCAAAACATCCATACACCCTTGCTTTGATGGAATCTATTCCCAAGCTGAACGAGAAGAAGGAAAGATTATACACAATAGAAGGTTCAGTTCCTTCGTCAATGGAGTACAATGCAGGTTGTCATTTTGCAAACAGGTGCAATCTTGCAGATGAGAAGTGTCATGCTGAAGAGCCGTTATTAATAAGGCTTTCGGAGACTCACAGTGCTTCATGTTTTAAAATTAAAGAGACAGTACAATGA
- the hutI gene encoding imidazolonepropionase codes for MILLKNISNLVTCANPEGKAKRGKTQGDIYNIKNGYLLFNGTIIYSGNENGFSKFIKQNKVKNYKEIDCKGKTVMPGFVDSHTHLVHAGSRADEYEMKIQGKSYEEIARAGGGISNTVKAVRKASKSELKKISEKRLYNFIKYGTTTLEAKSGYGLDVKNEIKLLEIINELNENNKYGADILPTFLGAHSIPPGVSKKEYIDIICYEMIPQAAKRKLAMFIDIFCEKGYFDAKDTEQILSIGARFGMIPKVHTDQFYSIGGISAAKKVKAISVDHLEVLNHKGINQLKGTDIIATLLPGCSYFLNMVYPSARKLIESGIPVALATDFNPGSCNTENMQMIMSLASLKMKMTAEEIINAVTINGSFALNIQNKTGSLIPGKQSDILIFDFPAYKDLIYHFGVNQLVKVYKKGKSIL; via the coding sequence ATGATATTACTTAAGAATATTTCAAACCTTGTAACATGCGCTAATCCCGAAGGTAAAGCAAAGCGCGGAAAAACTCAGGGTGATATTTACAACATTAAGAACGGTTACCTGCTTTTTAACGGAACGATTATATATTCCGGAAATGAAAATGGGTTCAGCAAATTCATAAAGCAGAACAAAGTTAAGAATTACAAAGAGATAGACTGCAAAGGAAAAACCGTAATGCCAGGGTTTGTTGATTCGCACACACATCTTGTTCATGCGGGTTCGAGGGCAGATGAATACGAGATGAAGATACAGGGAAAATCCTACGAAGAAATCGCAAGAGCAGGGGGCGGTATTTCAAATACAGTCAAAGCAGTCCGCAAGGCATCGAAAAGTGAACTGAAAAAGATTTCCGAAAAACGCCTGTACAATTTTATTAAATACGGCACTACAACACTTGAGGCAAAATCAGGTTACGGGCTTGACGTAAAGAATGAAATTAAACTGCTTGAAATCATAAATGAACTCAACGAGAATAACAAGTACGGTGCGGATATTCTTCCCACATTTCTTGGTGCACATTCAATTCCACCAGGCGTAAGCAAGAAAGAATACATCGATATCATCTGTTATGAAATGATTCCGCAAGCTGCAAAAAGAAAACTTGCGATGTTTATAGACATATTTTGCGAGAAGGGTTACTTCGACGCGAAAGATACAGAACAAATACTTTCAATCGGTGCAAGATTCGGAATGATTCCCAAGGTGCACACTGACCAGTTTTATTCGATTGGCGGTATAAGTGCAGCAAAGAAAGTGAAAGCAATATCAGTTGACCATCTGGAGGTTTTAAATCATAAAGGAATAAATCAGCTCAAAGGAACGGATATAATTGCGACACTTTTACCGGGATGCTCATACTTTCTGAATATGGTATATCCTTCTGCAAGGAAACTTATAGAAAGCGGCATACCCGTTGCACTTGCGACAGATTTCAATCCAGGGAGCTGCAACACTGAAAACATGCAGATGATTATGTCGCTTGCCTCTTTGAAAATGAAAATGACAGCAGAAGAAATAATAAACGCTGTTACAATAAACGGTTCTTTTGCATTGAATATCCAAAATAAAACAGGTAGTCTTATTCCCGGAAAACAGAGCGATATACTCATTTTTGATTTTCCTGCTTATAAGGATTTGATTTATCATTTTGGTGTAAATCAACTGGTGAAAGTATATAAAAAAGGGAAAAGTATCCTTTAA
- a CDS encoding ATP-binding protein, translating to MVHSESEKYKSDLHNALKQRFADKLNDEDLDFITRSYDKYIFEMIKLMREGKSAHEKFFSDIILKSIDAIIGFNKERQIFLWNEGAEKIFQYTKDEITDKNIGMILHSHTGAWERGEEELNSLQKEIDEKGFVTNYETLGLAKDGRIINISLSQFPIFGEKESSKADGQKAEFLGNVSIIRDITVVKELEKELRESENLALIGQVVSSIAHNLSNPLNIISGNADYLLLEKKEGDPDYEELKVIVSEATRITKSIRSILNFAKPITLMREEVKLNDLLTDALSGFKFLTGQKEIELKKNFCKENPSVKIDKELFKDVFLNIVGNSIQAIPVNKKGLINVKTFTKGKFSYAEITDNGAGINQSDIKNIFKPFFSTKGYGKGTGLGLAFTERVVKEHNGTIKVKSVPAQENGNEGYTSFQIGIPLIESRS from the coding sequence ATGGTACATAGTGAATCAGAAAAGTATAAATCTGATTTACATAATGCACTTAAGCAGAGATTCGCGGATAAACTGAACGATGAAGACCTTGATTTTATCACAAGGTCTTACGATAAGTATATATTTGAAATGATTAAGCTGATGAGGGAGGGAAAAAGCGCCCACGAAAAGTTCTTTTCGGATATAATTCTAAAATCAATAGACGCGATCATAGGTTTCAACAAGGAGAGACAGATTTTCCTTTGGAACGAGGGTGCTGAAAAGATATTTCAGTACACCAAAGATGAGATTACTGACAAGAATATTGGTATGATTTTACATTCCCATACAGGAGCATGGGAACGAGGTGAAGAAGAGCTGAATTCTCTTCAAAAAGAAATAGATGAAAAGGGATTTGTAACAAACTACGAAACACTTGGTCTTGCAAAAGACGGAAGAATAATTAACATAAGCTTGTCCCAGTTTCCTATTTTTGGAGAAAAGGAATCCTCCAAGGCGGACGGTCAGAAGGCGGAATTTCTTGGAAATGTATCGATCATAAGAGATATTACCGTAGTCAAAGAACTTGAAAAGGAATTAAGAGAATCAGAAAATCTGGCTCTTATAGGGCAGGTAGTATCTTCGATTGCACACAACCTTTCTAATCCTCTTAATATTATTTCCGGTAACGCCGATTATCTTCTTCTCGAAAAGAAAGAGGGTGACCCTGACTATGAAGAACTTAAAGTAATAGTTTCGGAAGCAACACGCATCACAAAATCAATACGTTCGATTCTGAATTTTGCAAAACCGATTACACTGATGAGGGAGGAAGTGAAGCTTAATGACTTACTGACTGATGCGCTCAGCGGATTCAAGTTTCTAACCGGACAAAAAGAGATTGAACTTAAAAAGAATTTTTGCAAAGAAAATCCAAGCGTAAAAATTGACAAGGAACTTTTCAAAGATGTGTTCCTGAACATTGTTGGTAATTCGATTCAGGCAATTCCCGTAAACAAAAAAGGGCTTATAAATGTAAAGACTTTTACCAAGGGAAAATTTTCTTACGCAGAGATTACGGATAACGGAGCGGGTATTAACCAAAGCGATATTAAAAATATTTTTAAACCTTTTTTCAGTACTAAGGGTTACGGAAAAGGTACCGGGCTGGGTCTTGCATTCACAGAAAGAGTAGTAAAAGAGCACAACGGTACGATAAAAGTTAAGAGCGTTCCCGCACAGGAGAATGGGAACGAGGGATACACATCTTTCCAGATAGGCATTCCTTTGATTGAGAGCCGGAGCTAA
- a CDS encoding sigma-54 dependent transcriptional regulator, with the protein MPYSIKVLLVDDEVNQSALLRKVLQKKGLNVTEENDSVKAREILEKEFFDLIVSDLQMPEVSGMDLLLMKPKDTLFIMITGYGSILTAVDSMKNGAYDYVNKPFNLEEFMLKIDKAIEKIKITRELNGFRALVTEREPFPGIIGTSKRMLEVYDFIEKTSKINVNVLVCGQSGTGKELVARALHFSSERKNNPFVAINCSAIPENLLESELFGHTKGAFTGAIENQKGVFEQAHGGTLFLDEIAEMPYQLQAKLLRVLENWEFKPIGSDKVKRVDVRLISATNQNIQEMISAKRFREDLYYRISTISLNLPTLNDRLSDIPALTYYILKNVSKKFGKEIKITSDAISLLSRHNYKGNIRELENILEQAAVTAANNRIDVKNLSISEDNNFLDDCLSNAHGMSLKDLEKKYILKVLQLTKGNKKKAAEKLGIDRKTLYNKLGEFGIGRS; encoded by the coding sequence ATGCCATATAGTATAAAAGTACTTCTTGTTGATGATGAAGTAAACCAATCTGCACTACTCAGGAAGGTTTTGCAGAAAAAAGGTCTTAACGTTACTGAAGAGAATGACAGTGTTAAAGCAAGAGAGATTCTTGAAAAAGAGTTCTTTGATTTGATTGTCTCGGATTTACAGATGCCTGAGGTTTCAGGGATGGACTTGCTGCTGATGAAACCGAAGGATACACTATTCATTATGATTACAGGTTACGGCTCGATTTTAACGGCTGTTGATTCGATGAAGAACGGTGCTTATGATTACGTTAATAAGCCTTTTAATCTTGAAGAGTTTATGCTGAAGATTGATAAGGCTATTGAGAAGATTAAGATTACAAGAGAGCTGAATGGATTCAGGGCGCTTGTTACGGAGAGAGAGCCTTTTCCCGGTATTATTGGCACGAGCAAGAGGATGCTTGAGGTGTATGACTTTATAGAGAAGACTTCTAAGATAAACGTGAATGTGCTTGTTTGCGGGCAGAGCGGTACGGGTAAGGAGCTTGTTGCAAGAGCACTTCATTTCAGCAGCGAAAGAAAGAATAATCCTTTCGTTGCGATAAACTGCAGCGCTATTCCAGAGAATCTGCTTGAGAGTGAACTTTTCGGGCATACAAAGGGAGCTTTCACGGGTGCTATTGAAAATCAAAAAGGAGTCTTTGAGCAGGCGCACGGCGGTACTTTGTTTCTTGATGAGATAGCAGAGATGCCATATCAGCTTCAGGCAAAGCTGCTGAGGGTTCTTGAAAACTGGGAGTTTAAACCAATTGGCAGTGATAAGGTGAAAAGGGTTGACGTTAGGCTGATTTCCGCAACTAACCAGAACATTCAGGAAATGATTTCCGCAAAACGTTTTCGCGAGGACCTCTATTACAGAATTTCAACTATTTCGCTAAACTTACCGACTCTTAACGACAGACTTTCGGATATTCCTGCTTTGACTTATTACATTCTTAAAAATGTAAGCAAGAAATTCGGTAAAGAAATAAAGATTACCTCAGACGCTATTTCTCTGCTTTCCAGACATAATTACAAGGGAAATATTCGTGAATTGGAAAATATTCTTGAGCAGGCAGCAGTTACTGCGGCTAACAATAGGATTGATGTGAAGAATCTATCTATATCAGAAGATAACAATTTTCTTGACGATTGTCTTAGCAATGCACATGGTATGAGCCTTAAAGACCTCGAAAAAAAGTACATTTTAAAAGTACTTCAGCTGACAAAAGGGAATAAAAAGAAAGCCGCTGAGAAGCTTGGTATTGACAGGAAAACACTTTATAACAAATTAGGGGAGTTTGGGATTGGGAGGAGTTAG
- a CDS encoding cytochrome c3 family protein has protein sequence MYNRKLTIFTLSAFLVLSVFIVAFNYTVIKARNSEECFACHEDKDLTMDVNGKKKSLYVDASLYKKSSHGGSDCKDCHEGYNPDEIPHSKKKVDIKCQNCHDKFPPIEKSVHAKNDCNSCHNPHYQKPVKEIKANQTDDCLKCHNNKNVKDYITSIHSKRNVGCNGCHNGGHDVKKISKSEINSSCGKCHGKHQSDFNNSIHQTVMRDGNKNSPTCVDCHGAHKIIANKLSIESQACLKCHLDEKLFPGEEKGSAKFVAKYKTSIHSSIQKDGKQAAGCVDCHGDHMIESTSDPTKSTVKAKMMETCGKCHANEVEHYNKSSHGVSFKNGDPNAPTCSTCHGEHSINSVLQSDEFSKINQTEMCLDCHKDNKVNPNKNTHLDDYKSSYHYLALKEGNLKAATCSDCHGPHEMKKASDPESQIFKKNIDKTCGQSECHVQQKAEFDGSIHQVSLMTKENSDSPTCNTCHGAHQVVTTDSLGNKEGSKQRGIVKLCSSCHASVEIISNNDLKNVTKNYNESFHGLAVRGGSNRAASCESCHGNHNIRPSSDSLSSVHPNNLGKTCGSCHPGADKVFINTKIHVLDAEVENPLLYWITRFYIILIVAVIGGMILHNILDYRRKIKDKKAV, from the coding sequence ATGTATAATAGAAAATTAACAATTTTCACGCTTTCGGCTTTTCTTGTTTTAAGTGTTTTTATTGTCGCATTTAATTACACGGTTATTAAAGCAAGAAATTCGGAAGAGTGTTTTGCCTGTCATGAAGATAAAGACCTGACAATGGATGTAAACGGAAAGAAAAAATCATTGTACGTTGACGCATCATTGTACAAGAAATCATCTCACGGAGGATCTGATTGCAAGGATTGCCATGAAGGATACAATCCGGATGAGATTCCGCACAGCAAGAAGAAAGTTGATATAAAATGTCAGAACTGCCACGATAAGTTTCCCCCTATTGAGAAAAGTGTTCACGCGAAGAACGACTGCAACTCTTGTCACAATCCGCATTACCAGAAACCTGTTAAAGAAATTAAGGCAAACCAGACAGATGATTGCCTAAAATGCCACAATAATAAGAACGTAAAAGATTACATCACAAGCATTCATTCTAAAAGAAATGTTGGATGCAACGGATGCCATAACGGCGGACATGACGTGAAGAAGATTTCGAAGAGTGAGATAAATTCTTCCTGCGGAAAATGCCACGGAAAACACCAGTCAGATTTCAATAACAGTATTCATCAGACTGTTATGCGAGATGGAAACAAGAATTCACCGACATGTGTTGATTGTCACGGTGCACACAAGATAATAGCCAACAAACTTTCAATCGAATCACAAGCGTGCTTGAAATGTCATCTTGATGAAAAACTTTTCCCGGGAGAAGAAAAAGGTTCTGCTAAGTTTGTTGCTAAGTATAAAACAAGCATTCACTCCTCAATTCAGAAAGACGGAAAACAAGCAGCCGGATGTGTTGACTGTCACGGTGACCACATGATAGAATCTACATCGGACCCGACGAAGTCAACAGTAAAAGCAAAGATGATGGAGACATGCGGAAAATGTCATGCTAATGAAGTAGAACACTACAATAAATCATCACACGGTGTTTCGTTTAAAAACGGTGATCCGAATGCACCTACATGTTCTACCTGTCACGGTGAACACAGCATAAACTCAGTTCTGCAGTCGGATGAATTCTCAAAGATAAATCAGACTGAAATGTGTCTTGATTGCCATAAAGACAATAAAGTAAACCCGAATAAGAATACACATCTTGACGATTACAAAAGCAGTTACCACTATTTAGCACTAAAGGAAGGTAATTTGAAGGCGGCAACATGCAGCGATTGCCACGGTCCGCATGAGATGAAAAAAGCCTCAGACCCGGAATCGCAAATTTTCAAAAAGAATATTGATAAAACTTGCGGGCAGTCAGAATGCCATGTTCAGCAAAAAGCAGAATTCGACGGAAGTATTCATCAAGTAAGTTTAATGACGAAAGAAAATTCAGATTCACCGACCTGCAACACATGTCACGGTGCGCACCAGGTAGTTACGACGGATTCACTCGGAAACAAGGAAGGTTCAAAGCAAAGAGGTATTGTTAAATTGTGCTCGAGCTGTCATGCGTCAGTTGAGATAATCAGCAATAATGATCTTAAGAATGTAACCAAGAACTATAACGAAAGTTTTCACGGCCTTGCAGTACGGGGGGGTTCAAACAGAGCTGCCTCCTGCGAAAGCTGCCACGGTAATCATAACATCAGACCTTCTTCAGATTCTTTATCATCTGTGCATCCCAATAATCTTGGGAAGACATGCGGTTCGTGTCATCCGGGAGCAGACAAGGTATTTATTAACACAAAGATACACGTACTTGACGCAGAAGTTGAGAATCCGCTTCTATACTGGATTACAAGATTCTATATCATACTAATTGTTGCGGTAATCGGCGGAATGATTTTGCACAACATTCTGGATTACAGAAGAAAAATTAAAGATAAAAAGGCGGTTTAG
- a CDS encoding cytochrome b/b6 domain-containing protein, which translates to MKHEEKYLRMTFNERIQHFLLLSSFITLVITGFALKYPEAWWVAWGPKVFGEYAFELRGLIHRIAAVVMVSASFYHLLYIIFTQRGRKLVADLWFYRQDLTDLMESLGYITGKKKDRPKLGRFSYIEKAEYWAVVWGTVVMGATGAVLWFQNFFLPIINVSGMDIATAIHWYEAILASLAILVWHFYFIFLNPDVRPMNKAWYTGFLTRHQMENEHPRELEEIEAAEKAETVNEV; encoded by the coding sequence ATGAAACACGAGGAAAAATATTTAAGAATGACATTTAACGAGAGGATTCAGCATTTTCTGCTCCTCTCATCATTTATAACACTCGTTATAACAGGTTTTGCCCTTAAGTACCCTGAAGCATGGTGGGTTGCCTGGGGTCCAAAAGTTTTTGGTGAGTATGCATTTGAATTAAGAGGACTTATACACAGGATAGCTGCTGTTGTTATGGTTTCGGCATCCTTTTATCATCTTTTGTACATAATATTTACGCAACGCGGAAGAAAACTTGTCGCTGATCTTTGGTTTTACAGGCAGGATCTTACTGATCTTATGGAATCACTCGGATATATAACCGGAAAGAAAAAAGACCGCCCAAAATTAGGAAGGTTCAGTTATATAGAAAAGGCGGAATACTGGGCGGTAGTATGGGGAACGGTTGTTATGGGTGCGACAGGCGCAGTATTATGGTTTCAAAACTTTTTTCTACCGATTATCAATGTATCAGGAATGGACATTGCGACAGCTATTCACTGGTATGAGGCAATACTTGCATCATTGGCTATATTAGTCTGGCATTTTTATTTCATATTTTTAAATCCGGATGTGAGACCGATGAACAAAGCATGGTACACAGGATTTCTTACAAGACATCAGATGGAAAATGAACATCCGAGAGAGCTTGAAGAAATTGAAGCAGCAGAAAAGGCGGAGACAGTTAATGAAGTATAA
- a CDS encoding NapC/NirT family cytochrome c, translating into MDENKDKNSEVKKKKRFFKNVTGFRRFLLFTGIYFFAFVVFFAVSAEYTSRPSFCPTCHYMEPFYNSWKSSSHNNVQCVECHFEPGLQGTIKGKLNGLVQIVSYVSTSYKKRKPWADIPDNTCSRSDCHVKQSIQDTTYETKGILFNHKHHLSELRRGKKLKCTSCHGQIVQGSHMQVTYETCFNCHFHKSDDPEHKYDKLADCKTCHELNNKTKEQLASMRYNHNTVVETKIECSSCHTNVIKGKGEVGKERCFQCHFEDNKLDKYSDTEFMHSTHIAKHSMSCGYCHSPIKHKVEKLDVNAPPDCQSCHSGAHSSMVNLYAGEKGFNTESSPSSMFLSGIDCKGCHVLHETTSKSVNVDKSRQDACDKCHGKGYGNLIKQWEASSLKRLAVIKSIYNTASSTVKNSSSSRKNEALLKLDEAMHNIKTVDVGKSVHNIQFADKLLVGSYGIMKEALQIVGSNKQLPEFKASTEYVPNECYNCHGGIQEVKVNAFGKSFSHKTHIVKQRLQCDRCHSNAKKHGELILSQNSCNSCHHNNAKSNETCGNCHSIQEQTYNGTLNGKNEPDIMKQAGVGCTDCHLEKGLIYKPDDKNCAKCHDAEYSKMMAEWKSDVNKSAGTIREIIGKINMDNDSEVIEAKNLINKISAYRSLYVHNYGLISDLLSQKKKALEKYAK; encoded by the coding sequence ATGGACGAAAACAAGGACAAAAACTCAGAAGTTAAAAAGAAGAAGAGATTCTTTAAGAATGTAACAGGTTTTAGAAGATTCCTTCTTTTTACAGGTATTTACTTTTTTGCTTTTGTTGTATTTTTTGCTGTATCTGCAGAATATACATCAAGACCTTCTTTTTGTCCAACCTGCCATTACATGGAACCGTTTTATAACAGTTGGAAATCGTCATCTCACAACAACGTTCAGTGTGTTGAATGTCATTTTGAACCCGGTCTTCAAGGCACGATAAAAGGAAAGTTAAACGGGCTTGTGCAAATAGTCAGTTATGTGTCAACATCTTATAAGAAAAGAAAACCCTGGGCTGATATTCCAGATAATACCTGTTCCCGTTCAGACTGTCATGTCAAACAGAGCATTCAGGATACAACTTATGAGACGAAGGGAATATTATTCAACCACAAGCACCATCTTTCAGAATTGCGTAGAGGAAAAAAGCTTAAATGTACAAGCTGTCACGGTCAGATTGTGCAGGGTTCTCACATGCAGGTTACATATGAGACTTGTTTTAACTGTCATTTCCATAAGTCTGATGACCCAGAACACAAATATGATAAACTTGCGGACTGCAAAACCTGTCACGAACTTAATAATAAAACAAAAGAACAACTTGCATCAATGCGGTATAATCATAATACTGTAGTTGAGACTAAAATAGAATGTTCAAGCTGTCATACGAATGTTATTAAGGGGAAAGGCGAAGTCGGAAAAGAAAGATGTTTCCAATGCCATTTTGAAGATAACAAACTTGATAAATATTCCGACACAGAATTCATGCACAGCACTCACATTGCGAAACATAGCATGAGCTGCGGATATTGCCATTCGCCAATAAAACACAAAGTAGAAAAACTGGATGTAAATGCACCACCTGATTGTCAGTCATGTCATTCGGGTGCACATTCATCGATGGTAAATCTTTATGCAGGTGAAAAAGGATTTAACACAGAATCCTCTCCAAGCTCTATGTTTTTAAGCGGAATCGATTGCAAAGGCTGCCACGTACTTCATGAAACAACGAGCAAGAGCGTTAATGTTGATAAATCACGTCAGGATGCCTGCGACAAATGCCACGGAAAAGGATATGGTAATTTAATAAAGCAGTGGGAGGCATCCTCATTAAAAAGACTTGCAGTTATTAAATCAATTTACAATACGGCGAGCAGCACAGTAAAGAATTCTTCAAGCAGCAGAAAGAATGAAGCATTGTTAAAACTCGATGAAGCAATGCACAATATAAAAACCGTCGATGTTGGAAAAAGTGTACATAACATACAATTTGCTGACAAGCTCCTTGTCGGCAGTTACGGTATAATGAAAGAAGCCTTGCAGATTGTCGGGTCGAACAAACAACTTCCAGAGTTTAAAGCAAGCACAGAGTATGTACCGAATGAATGCTATAACTGTCATGGAGGTATTCAAGAGGTAAAAGTAAATGCTTTTGGAAAATCATTTTCGCATAAAACTCATATTGTAAAGCAAAGACTGCAATGCGACAGGTGTCATTCAAATGCAAAGAAACACGGGGAGTTAATTCTGAGTCAGAATTCCTGTAATTCTTGTCATCATAACAATGCGAAAAGCAATGAAACATGCGGAAATTGTCACAGTATTCAGGAACAGACATACAACGGAACCCTGAACGGTAAAAACGAACCTGACATAATGAAACAGGCAGGCGTTGGTTGCACAGATTGCCATCTCGAAAAAGGATTAATCTACAAACCCGATGATAAAAACTGTGCAAAATGTCATGATGCTGAATACTCAAAAATGATGGCAGAATGGAAATCAGATGTAAATAAATCGGCAGGAACTATAAGGGAAATTATTGGTAAAATTAATATGGATAACGATTCGGAAGTAATAGAAGCAAAGAATTTAATAAATAAAATATCGGCATACAGGAGTCTTTATGTGCATAATTATGGATTGATATCAGACCTGTTAAGCCAAAAGAAAAAAGCGCTTGAAAAATACGCAAAATAA
- a CDS encoding cytochrome c family protein, with protein sequence MKRKIFITVSVTLFVGMFLFSFSTYIPTHETGSFKYVGAVKCAGACHKSEAQGKQLDIWQNSSHANAWKTLETPEADKIAKDKGFDSKAVETPACIKCHVLGKDLDPAEFTETFDKTQGVQCESCHGPGSEYKAMSIMKDKQKAIENGLILTEGESACTGCHNDGSPTFKGFNYAEMWAKIQHKKP encoded by the coding sequence ATGAAAAGAAAAATTTTCATTACTGTTAGTGTAACGTTATTTGTTGGAATGTTCCTTTTTTCATTTTCAACATATATTCCCACTCACGAAACAGGTTCGTTTAAGTATGTTGGTGCAGTAAAATGCGCCGGAGCCTGCCACAAGTCTGAAGCTCAGGGCAAACAGCTTGATATATGGCAGAACTCATCACACGCAAATGCGTGGAAAACTCTCGAAACTCCTGAAGCAGATAAAATTGCAAAGGACAAAGGATTTGATTCGAAGGCAGTAGAAACCCCTGCCTGTATTAAGTGTCACGTTCTTGGCAAAGATCTTGATCCTGCTGAGTTTACAGAAACATTTGATAAAACTCAGGGTGTTCAGTGCGAAAGTTGTCATGGTCCCGGTTCAGAGTACAAAGCTATGTCAATCATGAAGGATAAACAAAAAGCCATTGAAAACGGCTTAATTCTTACAGAAGGTGAATCAGCCTGTACAGGATGCCACAATGACGGAAGTCCTACATTTAAAGGTTTCAATTATGCTGAAATGTGGGCAAAGATTCAGCATAAAAAACCTTAA